In the genome of Stomoxys calcitrans chromosome 4, idStoCalc2.1, whole genome shotgun sequence, the window AACCGTGTGGATTGTTTTTATGTGCAGTGCCAGAGTCCAAAGTACTTGCATTTGTTCTTCACTACGGAGAATGGACAAAGAAAAGTTTATGATACAAAATTCTTGTTATCTGAATAGAGCTGAAAATTTATTCGGATCCTCTACAATTTGTTACGCAAAAATGTGTAGTAATTTTGAAATAAGACAAAAGCTTACGAAAATAAGGAGGGGTAGAGAAAAATGAGCATGCCATCTAGTTCGCAAAACGTATCGGGTTCTGGACAATTGAGTCAAACATAGAAAATAATCTTCCCCTGTTTTTCTTCCACACATCGGAAAGTCCTTCCAGCATACTAATGACTACTGGGTTCAAACCCTAGCAAGAATATTAAAATGGTTTCCAGCAGCTATTGGCTACCCGCTTTTTGTACAATCCGGCTAAAAGAACGCAATTCTAATTAtagaaacctcagcatactaagtCCGGTGAATAGGAATAGACTGAACACCTTCAAGGGTGTATAATAGGCATATCTGCATTTGGAAGCGCTGCACATCTAATAAGATGTCAAAATCGTTTAGCTTTAGAAAATGTGACGACAACCGACTGTGTTATGTTTTTAACATACTGCTGTGAAGGCTTATATGAAACAAgtaatccaccaccatggattctgctaaaatatgggagctatatctggttataaaccgatttggaccgtacttggcacagttgttgagagtcaaaacataaaatttcagccaaatcggataaaaatcgcgacttgtaagtgctcaaaaagtcaaattgggcgatcggtttataggggagctatatcatgttcttgaccgatttgagccgtactaagcacagttgttgggagtcataacagagcattatgtgcaaaatttcagcttaatcagatgaaaattgaggcttccaggggctcaagaaatcaaatcgggtgctcggtttatatggcagctatatccaaatctgaaccgatatgaaccccaacgacctacatcaatattaagtatctgtgcaaaatttcaagcgtcgaGCTCtaagcggacggacatggctagttcaactcagaatgtcgagacgatcaaaaatatatatgctttaccagctggacagggcctgctccgctgcgccttctttaactctctaatatcttttaaagGTGGGGaaactttgccctgaatgtggatatcgtgctactgtagcctatttccgcctatgaccctgaacgtcTGCGTTTGAATCTTGACGGAGCttaggacaaaatttaaagcggtggtttggggagtttttgtccatttggggagtggggtgaccccctacacttcgatctgattttgtatgccagattcgtaatctactcccgaatacctttcatttaagccccatattaatatggacgaccaatttgtctgcttttagacgTTTTGATATTAGGGCGACTTGGGTACTTAGAACCAATtttctaataccatattcatattcttctcttcaatatctttcatttgatatccatattttctttacttgtgattttgggtggtatttttggggtaacagggagggtccgcccccttccgatatcaaaaatttataaagcatatttcttcttcctgaccatattcgtaatctactcccgattaactttcatttgagtcccatattgtcatgctcgtccaatgaaCCTgttttgaggggttttggagttggggcggcccccagttatttggacccaatttttaatatgaaattcgttttctactcctgaatatctttcatttgaatcccatattgtcctgattggtacacttttatttttgggtgatacttttgggttaagggggagggtccgtggaagtggaactccttctgactgctagtgcgggacatacacgcagaaggtgttctatagtctcttcttattcgatgtcctcacagcttctgcaaaagtcgttgctggcaaccttcagtctgtcggcatgttttccgattagacaatgacctgtcatgacggacacaatgactgagacgtctgttctagccaatgacagcaaagcagtgtCTTCAAgtgtagattaggccacatagctttggagccccctttgtgaccatctatcattcgttgtccttcgggactgacccacagattccagtatccctggagtgtgtaggatagttcctagtctcgcaagctcatccgctttacagtCCCTGGGATACCTCTGTGCCCCGGCATCCAGAATACCAATGAATTAGCTGAAGGAAGATACCTTATTTTTCTTGCTGTTGAACCACACTATCTAAAgggctttaaaaagtccaacaacttgcaaatgttcacatccggtaAATTAGActaattctcaaagaaatgagaactttaaGCTTCTAAACCTtctaactgccagtgcgggacacacacacagtagttgttcaatagtctcttcttcctcaacGATTTCGCAGATTCAGcatacttgcaaccttcagtctgtttaCCGATCAGACAGTGGCAGTCATTACGgaaacaatgactgagacgtatgTTCTAGTCAGCGATAGCAAAATGGTAGACCTCTTCGAAGTCTAGGTTAGCccacataattttgaaatgttaaGAACCCCCACTTTCTGAGCTAAACTCGGCTCCACATGCTGAGCTAAGCTACGTTTTGGATCAGTCACGATGATAGACATTCGTTGCCTTTCGTGACTGTTCCCGTAAACGTAGCTTAGCTCGGCATGTGGAGCTTCCTGaaatatatctctaagagtgttgggaaactttcccctaaccgcaatagacacgtcatcagcataccacttttacacctttttcttcaatagacaataataaattgttaatgtctatattccaaagtagagaagtACACCACCTTGAGAAGTTCCTGTGCTGGCcaatctttttagatctacagtttaagcctgccgtaatgcatctttagtaagcaagttattaataaactttcttgtaGCCTAGAAACTCCATCTTCTTACCGCGTCGTTTTACATTATCGAAAGTACCTTCAAtggcaagaaatgctaccattgtaattttttgacagcgagagaacctctatgtggatttgcttttactatatgcatgctgctgccgcgacatgcgatctccagggatctttgccgtaagatatgtttctatcaacctctcaatagtcttcagcataaaagatGACAGTCTAATAgagcgaaaatctttcgccttcatgtgatagggttttcctgctttcggaatgaaaatgaccttcgtgttccTCGACCCCCAGGTATATATgtcattctgatacaagcagagtatatctccctaagccagggaaccagtctatcagacacagcttgtaattcaaccggtgatacatcatcagggcctacTCACTTAAACgattcgaaactttttatcgcctaAATGATTTTCGGCTCAGGCACAAtgtccccaataacctccgacgaatgcataccagtgacaacctcttctagaTCCACGTTGTTTCTTGGACAGTTTCCGCATAAATGTGTGTCAAGGAGTAGCTCTAGTGTTTCTTCAatagacattgtccatgcattTTCTGAATTCTGAATGGATCCAACAGTAATAGGTCTGGAAGATAGAatctcagatgtatccttcacAGACCTCAGATGTGTCCTCCACAGAATTCCacacaggatttgttctgagcccttcttagctcgcccttatatttcctTAGCTTAGCCTTAAAGTCATCCCAAccgtgtggtgcccttgtggcattcgctctgttgaagagttttctgcagtcctttcttagaccaaccagttctggggtcaaccatggcggtcgctattTGCCCCTTGGTTTGGCTCTTGGACTGCAGGACCCAAATGACGCAAGCGAGTCATTTAGGGCTTTCGTGATCTACTTGATcattatgtctatgtcctccgcagtttccacttccttttctggtctagaagggatagacgtgcagaatttgtgccgaaaattatcccaatccgcttttcttctgtttagcagGGATTGCATCTGCAGTATTCCCCCCAAAGCTGACAcatatataacgatgatcagagaagcttcccagtcgcatatccttTTGATGTAAAGGTTATATCTAGTACtttctgcctgttcctggtagtaAAATTTGGTTTACTTCCGTTAtttcaaatcgccagattgcaacttatacaataatatattcgataagcagctcatcgcctatctggtgatgtgcataagTACCACATTCCACAATGAGGCTTATTTTCCTGActaagcggcttcaaccagcaatttAAGGCtagaaggcggcatctctgaatcctATACCATATTTAGGGAagtcagccagtaatgagacttattaattACAAGGCtagctactactgaatcttcagtatCGGAATCTTAGGGACGGAAGAAGAAATACATTTAGACTACTTTATGCaggaatacaggctctgtatcttccattccccgtacccttgagtagtttaaatccaggaattcttagtgCACGAACCCTtcatctgtcggctagtggagcctggcgcagctactccaccagtcgaggtctcagtagcagacaacatgctacagcctgataccaccaccgcagctattGAGTCTTTAGAGACTATTTTAGGACTACTCCCGGGTTCAAGCTCTGCCGCTTCAcaggaaacagacgcagatcataaACCTCCTAATGGATAACGCTATCGCAGCTACACTCTAAACTATTTTCACAATGATAGACAACAAGATGCCGCACAAAATAGAGTAAATATCAATGTTCAATATCAATAAGGGATtttagctatttgggagtaaatgaGCTGGGATTTGTGTCATTAATGtggagaaactttgcacatggcaAATTCATACTACGGAGATGTAGtatatttttcgttttgtttgaaaattactCCAAATTcactatttatattttttattttatttcaaataaaataaaagcttcaAGTTTATTGAGGAATGAATCACCTCACTTGCCTTTTAAATGAAAACCCGAGATGATTGAGTTCAAAATGGGATGATATGGTTGTCTTTTATTTAGAGGGGTGTATGGGATACAACTTACATTTTATGTAGATGATAAAAGGCTGCAGAGAACCAACCACTTGGATGTGATGCTGTAGTAAAAGGAGATCGAGACTTCTTCGTGGCAACACCAAGAAGCATCGGCCTCCACTCaatacaacaacacacaaagaggatggttaacttGTTGCCATACTATTAATTTGGAATACTGGGAtgtttcaacagtgacttaaaaACTATTACATGGTAATTCAAAATAAGGTAAGGTAAATTAGATAATCAattcaaataattcaaaataacaTCAGAGGGAAACTACTTTCAACATCCTGCCCCCCTTGGCCGGAAAGGGCAACAATTATAGAGCGCGTTTGAGCTGGTTCAATATACGAAAAGCTTTCTCCAGGCACCGTTGAGATTTTTCTGAATTACTGTTATTACCATAACGTAGTCTAGAATTTGCTGAGTTATGACCACCTCTCTCGGCTGGACGCAATTGTGTAGTTGGACGTTGGCATTTGGTTTTTAGAACTCTTCTTCTGTCAGCTCGGCATCGTTCTGGTTGTAGTCTTTGTTGAATTGGTTCATGGAGTAGGGTGTGGTGTCCCCTTTCGCAACGTTGGCATAAATTAGTTGATGTGCACTGCGCTGTTTTATGCGAACGGGCCAAACAATTTAAGCAATACTTATGGCGAACAACAGCACGACGACGATCTTTGACCGCCATTTTTAAGAACTGTCTACAATATCTAAGAGGGtgataatttttacaaattagGCATTGATGGATTCTGGAATTTCTTCTGTCCCTgtggaagacaaaattttgtgtgatgaTATGAAATAATGATAATTTCAAATAGGTACGTCTTGACAGAAACGATTGTAAGGAATATTTAAGATTGAGGAGCATTATATGGTAAAATACACAATTTTACTATTGGTCTCCTTATGGTCCCAAGCTGAGTCCTTATATCAGCTACCCGGGCAAGACCGTCTGGTCCTAGATAAACTTTTGTAATGCGACCCAACCGCCATTCACACGGAGGCAAGGAGTCGTCTTTAATAAGGACGAACTGGTCTACGGATAGATTCTTTTGCAAACGCTGCCACTTGTATCTGCTTTGAAGTTCCTTAATGTACTCATCCTTCCACCTCCGAGCAAATTGGTGTTGGATAGATTTGAGTTTATCCCATTTGTCTACAATAGGAAATGTCTCGTCAGTAGCCTCCGGCATAGCAACCATAGGAGCACCTCGTAAAAAGTGACCTGGGGTCAAGGCTAATAATTCCAAAGGGTCGTCCGTCATCGGTGATAGGGGTCGAGAATTTAAGACCGCCTCGATTCGTACTAAAAGGGTGCAAAATTCCTCGAACGTGTATTTGGCATTCTGGGTTACTTTCcgaaaatgcattttaaaggATTTCACCCCAGCTTCCCAAATTCCCCCCATATGTGGGGCATTGGGAGGAATAAAGGTCCACTGAAATCCATGTGTAGCGTACTTTTCAACAATATCCTTGGATATGGCTTTGAGAAAATGGACATATTGGAAATTAAATGCTCTCTCAGCCCCCACAAAATTAGTACCATTATCCGACATCAACTTTTGTGGCAGGCCTCGCCTTCCAACAAATCTTACAAAGGCAGCCCGAAATGAGGCAGATGAAAGGTCCGAGCAGAGTTCCAAATGGATGGATTTCGTACTTAgacaaataaaaatgcaaacatAACCTTTAAGAAATGTAGCCTGTCGTAGTCGAGACACCTTTATTGGAAATGGTCCCGCGAAATCTAGACCTGTTATGGTGAACGGAGGGGAAAATTTGCTTCGTTCAATAGGCAATGCTGCCATGAACTGTGTTTGGAGGCGCTGTTTATATGCAATGCAAGTTTTGCATTGATGTATGCATTTCTTTATTGCTGATCTAAGCCTCGATACATAATATTCGCTTCGAATTGTCCTTATCATTAGGTTGTGTtcggcgtgcatcaaaaaaatgtGAGTAAACTCGATTAATAAAGTGCAATATTTGGACTTTACGGGGACTATGATGGGATGGCGTTCGTTAAAGGCGAAATCTGAATTTGAGATTCTGCCTGAGGCTCTGAGTACCCCACATTTATCAATAAAAGGATTTAGAGAATATAAAGGACTTTTCTTGCTAATAGGTTTTGACGTCAAAAGTGAATGATATTCCTTGCCATAGTACTGCCTTTGGGCCAAAGTAATTAGCAAGTTTTTTGTTTCGGTGAATTCGGAATGTGTTATAATTTTGGAGTCTTGAGTGTGTTGTTGTCGTTTTTCTTTGTGGGAGTTATGCAAAAACCTTCGTACATAGCAAATTACTCGTATGGCGCGGTCCCACCTTGAAAATCTTTCTAAGGGATCTACAATTTCGTTCATATGGAAAACATTTATCTTTTTCTTTTCGGGCGGGTCAATATATGCAGGAAGAGACTTTGGCCATTCGTTTGGCGGCTCTATAAGCCATGTTGGACCCTTCCACCACAAGGAATTCTGCATGAGGTCCATAGTATTACAACCCCTAGAACCCACATCTGCTGGATTGTCTGCTGATCGAATGTGACGCCATGAAAtgttaccaatatttcgaataATTTCTGCTGTCCTATTAGCGACGTATGTCTTCCATGATGATGGCGGTTTTTCTAACCAGCCGAGGACAATCGATGAGTCACACCATAAGTAGAGGTCATAATTATTTATCGGGAGTTGAGACAGTACTTTTTTCACCAACCGAGAGAGAAGTAGAGCACCACACAATTCCAGTCTTGGTAGACTTACGGGTTCTAGCGGAGCCACTTTGGTTTTTGACACAAATAAATTAGATTCCGTTGATTGATTTCTTTGGACACGTAAATAGATAACCGCGCAATACGCCTTCTCAGACGCGTCACAGAAACCGTGAATCTGCGTAGAGACAAGGGGGGCAAACTTTACCCAGCGAGGAATATGTATGTTGGGTATTAGCTGTATGTTATCTACAAATTGATTCCACTTGAGCAGGGTATTGGGTTTGACGCTTTCATCCCACTTAGTTCCTTCCAACCAGAGATGTTGTAGGAGCATTTTTGACTGGATTATAATGGGCGAAATCCACCCCGCCGGGTCAAATATTTTTGCGACAGTGGAcagtatttttctttttgtaatatCTAATTGTTTTTCTATGGGTtctattttatatgaaaaacaatCTTTCAGCGCGTTCCACTGTATTCCAAGCGTTTTAGTACCGCTTGTTTCTGCGAACTTGAGAAAGTCACAATCTAAGAGTGATTCGTTGGGAACGGATTCCAGTATATCTTTGGTGTTTGCCGATATTTTTCTCAAATGAAATCCAGCAGATTCCAATACCGTAATGATTTGAGAGAGCACTTTTATAGCCGAATTTAAATCATGAGAGCCTGTCAGAATATCGTCTACGTATGTCTCATTTCTTAAAATATGTGCTGCCTGAGGAAAACGATCCTCAGAGTCTTTGGCAAGCTGTAATAATGTCCTGATGGCTAAATATGGTGCACAATTTACACCAAATGTCACCGTTCGGAGTGTGAAGTCTTGAATGGGATCGCATGGGTTCATCCGAAAGACGATTCGTTGAAAGGGAGTGTCTCCATCATGGACCAAGATCTGGCGATACATCTTTTCTATATCACCGCAAAAAACgtactgatatagccgccaattAACGATCAGGGTCATGAGGTCCAGTTGTAGGGTTGGTCCAACTAATAAGATGTCATTTAAGGAGTTGCCTGAGTTACTTTTCCTTGAAGCATTGAAGACTACCCTTAGCTTAGTACTCCGACTGTCGGGCTTCATAACCGCATGGTGAGGCATATAATATGAGTGAAATGAACCTTGGGAAATTATTTCCTGAGATGATGTTGGTGTCATATGACCAAGTGTCAAATATTCGGCCAAAACATTTCGATAAGTTTCGGCAAACtcggaattttttttcaaagaattttccaTACCAATAAACTGGATGAGGGCTTTAGAACGAGAACACCCCAAAGGCATCTCCCGTGGAAACCCAGGTTTGAATGGAAGTTTAACCACATATCGGCCATCCTTATTCCTATACGTGGTCTTCAAATACAGAGATTCGCAGAACTCATCTTCTTTCGAAAAGGGAATCTTATTCGGTATCTCTTCCTGCTCCCAAAATCTTCTGAGTTGTGTACTAATGGCTTCGTCATCCATTTCAGAAATTCCAATGGAGAATGCCGAAACAGATTGACACTGAATAGGCCCGCTAATAATCCAACCGAATATTGTGGCTTGAGCAAGGAGAGATTCAGAAATCTTACGTAACCCGTTTATGAGAAGAGAGGGCATCACATCGCTGCCGAGGAGCAAGTCTACATTCCCAGGAGTGTAGAAATCAGGGTCTGCGAGTTCCAAACCCTCTATGCCACTAAAATTGGTTTGTGACTTGGCTATCTCGAAATTAGGTAAAAGCCTTGTGATTCTTGGGACAACTATCGCTCCCAAATTCACCTCAATCTCATGCTTCTCTGAATACAGAGTTAACGAACATATGGAATTAGAATTTGCCACAATTTCACCACCCATTCCATGGATCTGGAAATTCTTATTCTCAACCACAAGCTTTAATCGCTGCTGAAGAGTCTTCGAAACAAAAGAGCGCTCAGAGCCTTGATCAAGAAAAGCTCTTGCTTTTAACAAATCACCATTGTGCTTTATTTGGACAACAGCAGTAGGTAGCAAAGTGTTTCCTTTCCAAGAATTGTCAGCATTAGAAGTAAAGTGTGAAGCTGTTTCCAAAGTTACATTGCTGTGATGCGTATAAGAAGAATCCGGGGCTTCTTCTGGGGCCAGAGATTCGTCGCTAACCGGTGATTTTGGACTATAGCTTTTTTGATTAGAACTAGCTCCATTTCGGGTAAAATGCAGTAGTGAATGATGGTTCTTGTTACAAGTGTTGCATGTGAATTTGCTCTGACAGTTCTTCCGAGTATGAGTATAAGAGAGACAATTAATGCATATGTTATTTAAGGAGACAAATGTGCTTCGAGATTGTGGGTCAAGCTTTTTAAATTCTGGGCATTGTTTCAATGGGTGGTTAAGTTTGCATATCTTGCACGGGAAACTGGCTTCATCCTTGGTCACAGTAGTACTTTCCCTATGAATTTCTTTAGTTGCAGGTCGTGCATCTTGAATGCTATTCAAACGTTCCACCACTTCATACCTATGTGAGAGAAAGGTGTCCATTTGTTCCCATTCTGGAAGTTCCTTGTGAGATTTCAGGGACTGTTCCCACAGGGAGAGAGTTTCGTGGGGAAGTTTAGTGGAGCAAATGTAAATAAGTATAGGATCCCAGTCCTTTGTCGAGATATTCTGCGCCTTCAGAGCAGAGAGGCAGTCATTAATTGTGCTTCGCAAGTATTGAAGGGACTCACAACTTTCGGAAGTAATGGGAGGTAAATTTAGAAGAATTTTAAGTTGATTGTCCACTAATATCCTTTTATTTTCGTACCTCATACGCAAAGCCTCCCATGCtaagcaaaaattttcaccgcAGAGCTTATACTTCTTCACAATCTCTCCTGCCTGCCCGCGACACTTGAGGCGGAGGTGATAAAGCTTTTGAACAGGCGGTAGTCTAGGGTGATCGACATATACCGCAGAGAACATGTCTCTAAATGCTGGCCATTCTTCGTAGCCTCCATAGAACAGCTCCGTGTCGCAGGGAGGTACCTTTATAGCTAAATCGGTAGCTGGAATGTCATTCGCTATAAAGGAGGAGCTTATAGGGGAAGCAACAAAAGTTTTCTGCAAGTCGAAGATATTCGCCTTACAATTATGAAAGGACTTCGTGCATGTGCTATATTTGCCTCGTGCCGCTTCCAATGACTTCTGGTCAAGGTCGCCCTTCTTATTGATAAGAAGTTCCTTATATGACCTTTGCACCTCTGACCATCGATGGTTCAAGTCATGCAAATTTACCTCAAGCATTGAGTCCGTAATTTCAGTCTTTGCAAGGTTATCAAATTCCGAACAAAATATTACCAAATCATcggaataaaatgtaaaatcctCCATAatggtttgtgtcttggcttaAAAGAGGAATATAAAACTCAGGTATTGTGAATTCAAACGGGGTTATCTCTTAAAACAAAGGGATTGTTTATCAATTGGGTCCAAAAAATACTGATTCAAACCAATACTGCGTGTATATTATCTTTACATTGCAATTAGAAGAAAACAGATTCCGCATGCAGGGGGCAATACAAGTTATTGTAGATGAATTTCATACCAGTTAAAACGTCCAGCATGTGTGCCAAAAATTAGTCTCTAGCGGCCTTTATAAGGGTTCTAATCGAGAATAGATCTATAAATTAGAATCAAATACTATTGCATAGTACAACTCCAGTTAACATAAATAACCAGCTTGTGCAAAAGGTGAAAAATTATACATGGTACCAAATGTGTGTTATTGTGAATCACTAATGTAGAAATAGTGTGGCGTACTTTAAGGATGATTCCAGTTTATTATTCCAGATTCCATTTAGAATAAATGGAGATCTGTGATTGTTCAAAGGTGGTTATTGTGTTGGGCATTTGCATTCAACAATTATTAGTCTAATCGGAATGTGTTGAGTTTCTCCTATATTGGCTtataaacatgcaaaaaaaaaaaaaaaattgatgacgCCTATTGTGAATGTTGGTGAAAATGTGTTAGGCTTTGATGGTGTGTCCAGAAATCTGTAGGCAAATGTAGTAAAACTATCATGAAACTAAATTCTACCGAAAGATGGTAGTTTTCGTTCGCCTGTATCTTTCTCGGAGGGAACTTGGATTGTTCAGCCGTAAGAAATGAGATGGTTCATATTTTTTCACTTATCTTTCTAGCTAAAAATTGGAATTGGACTTACATCATTAATCCAGCGGGACATCACCACAGAAAATATACTGCTGACGAGGTGGTGCAGTTGAAAGGGTTTAGAAATTGGGTGTCCCTGTCTATTGACTTGGAGGAATGAGTCGGTGAGAACAATTTAGTTGTACAAgcctttcgaaattttgtcgcCTCCTCTTTTAAACAGGGATGTACATACATTTAGATAACGTGGTTCAGGCGAAGACTACGTATTTATGTA includes:
- the LOC131996916 gene encoding uncharacterized protein LOC131996916 — protein: MQQAAVRDADESAVTGSASFVVRSTCATKPVITDSAGTSNDIPATDLAIKVPPCDTELFYGGYEEWPAFRDMFSAVYVDHPRLPPVQKLYHLRLKCRGQAGEIVKKYKLCGENFCLAWEALRMRYENKRILVDNQLKILLNLPPITSESCESLQYLRSTINDCLSALKAQNISTKDWDPILIYICSTKLPHETLSLWEQSLKSHKELPEWEQMDTFLSHRYEVVERLNSIQDARPATKEIHRESTTVTKDEASFPCKICKLNHPLKQCPEFKKLDPQSRSTFVSLNNICINCLSYTHTRKNCQSKFTCNTCNKNHHSLLHFTRNGASSNQKSYSPKSPVSDESLAPEEAPDSSYTHHSNVTLETASHFTSNADNSWKGNTLLPTAVVQIKHNGDLLKARAFLDQGSERSFVSKTLQQRLKLVVENKNFQIHGMGGEIVANSNSICSLTLYSEKHEIEVNLGAIVVPRITRLLPNFEIAKSQTNFSGIEGLELADPDFYTPGNVDLLLGSDVMPSLLINGLRKISESLLAQATIFGWIISGPIQCQSVSAFSIGISEMDDEAISTQLRRFWEQEEIPNKIPFSKEDEFCESLYLKTTYRNKDGRYVVKLPFKPGFPREMPLGCSRSKALIQFIGMENSLKKNSEFAETYRNVLAEYLTLGHMTPTSSQEIISQGSFHSYYMPHHAVMKPDSRSTKLRVVFNASRKSNSGNSLNDILLVGPTLQLDLMTLIVNWRLYQYVFCGDIEKMYRQILVHDGDTPFQRIVFRMNPCDPIQDFTLRTVTFGVNCAPYLAIRTLLQLAKDSEDRFPQAAHILRNETYVDDILTGSHDLNSAIKVLSQIITVLESAGFHLRKISANTKDILESVPNESLLDCDFLKFAETSGTKTLGIQWNALKDCFSYKIEPIEKQLDITKRKILSTVAKIFDPAGWISPIIIQSKMLLQHLWLEGTKWDESVKPNTLLKWNQFVDNIQLIPNIHIPRWVKFAPLVSTQIHGFCDASEKAYCAVIYLRVQRNQSTESNLFVSKTKVAPLEPVSLPRLELCGALLLSRLVKKVLSQLPINNYDLYLWCDSSIVLGWLEKPPSSWKTYVANRTAEIIRNIGNISWRHIRSADNPADVGSRGCNTMDLMQNSLWWKGPTWLIEPPNEWPKSLPAYIDPPEKKKINVFHMNEIVDPLERFSRWDRAIRVICYVRRFLHNSHKEKRQQHTQDSKIITHSEFTETKNLLITLAQRQYYGKEYHSLLTSKPISKKSPLYSLNPFIDKCGVLRASGRISNSDFAFNERHPIIVPVKSKYCTLLIEFTHIFLMHAEHNLMIRTIRSEYYVSRLRSAIKKCIHQCKTCIAYKQRLQTQFMAALPIERSKFSPPFTITGLDFAGPFPIKVSRLRQATFLKGYVCIFICLSTKSIHLELCSDLSSASFRAAFVRFVGRRGLPQKLMSDNGTNFVGAERAFNFQYVHFLKAISKDIVEKYATHGFQWTFIPPNAPHMGGIWEAGVKSFKMHFRKVTQNAKYTFEEFCTLLVRIEAVLNSRPLSPMTDDPLELLALTPGHFLRGAPMVAMPEATDETFPIVDKWDKLKSIQHQFARRWKDEYIKELQSRYKWQRLQKNLSVDQFVLIKDDSLPPCEWRLGRITKVYLGPDGLARGQKKFQNPSMPNL